The Streptomyces sp. NBC_01298 genome contains the following window.
CGCACCGATGCCGACGGTCTGCCGGCCCTGCTCGCCCGGTTGCTCACCGAGCGCGGTGCGACGAGCGTCCTGGTTCCACCGGGGCTGCCGGCGGACTGGCTCGGGGCGAGCGAGGTGACCCGTGTCCATGATCGGGCCGCGAGCAGCGCCTACGAACTGGAGAAGGCCGACAGCGTCGTCACCGGATGCGCCGTGGCCATCGCGGAGACCGGCACCCTGGTCCTGGACGGCTCCCCCGACCAGGGGCGCCGTCGCATCACGCTGATGCCCGACCATCACATCTGCGTCGTCCACGTCCCGGACCAGCTCGTCTCCTCCCTCCCCCAGGCCCTCGAACGGCTCGATCCGGCCCGGCCGCTCACCTGGATCTCGGGGCCCTCCGCGACCAGCGACATCGAGCTGGACCGGGTCGAGGGGGTGCACGGCCCCCGCGCTTTGGAGGTGGTGCTGCTCGGTGGGCGCTGACGCACATACCTGTGGACGCCCCCTCACCCGATGGGTGAGGGGGCGTCCACAGGTAATCGGGTACGTTCGTCAGCCCAGTTGGACGGCCTGCTCTCCGGCGAGGCTCCTCGACGAGCTGCCCACAGCGAAGCTGTACGTGCCGGGTGTGAGGGCCCAGGTCCCCGAGTCCCACACGGTCAGGTCCTGGTCGGGGACGGTGAAGGCGAGGCGCGTGGACTCCCCCGCCTTCAAGGTGATCTTGCGGAACGCCACGAGGCGGCGCGGCTCGGCTCGGGCGGCCTCGGGGAGGGTGGCGTACGTCTGGACGACCTCGGTGCCCGGCCGCGAGCCGGTGTTCGTGAGGGTGACCGAGACGGTGGTGCCCGTCTCGTGCCCGCCGCGCGCGACGGCCAGGGAGCCGTACGTGAAGGACGTGTACGAGAGGCCGTGGCCGAAGGGGAACAGCGGCTGCTGCCCCTCGGCGTCGTAGGAGCGGTAGCCGACCGCGATTCCCTCGTCGTAGGAGACGGCGCCGCCGGTACCGGGGTAGGAGGCGGGCGTGGTACCCGGCCCCTGCGAGGGAGCCGCGGGGAAGGTGACGGGCAGCCGGCCGGCGGGGTCGGTGTCGCCGAAGAGGACCTGTGCCAGTGCCGTACCCGTGCCCTGGCCGCCGTACCAGGTGTGCAGGACGGCCGCCACGTCGTCGAGCCAGGGCATGGCCACGGGGCCGTCGGTGTTGAGGACCACGATGGTGCGCGGGTTCGCGGCGGCGACGGCGCGGATCAGCTGGTTCTGGTCACCGGGCAGGTCGAGCTGGTGGTGGTCCATGTCCTCGCCGGCGATCCGGTTGACGACGACCACGGCAGCGTCGGCGGCGCGCGCGGTCTCCACGGCGGCCGGGATGAGGGAGTCGGGCTGCCAGCCGAAGGTCAGGCCGCAGGTGTTGGTGTCCGCGGTGGCGTTGGTGTACTCCAGCTCCACGGTGACCGGGTGGCCCGCGGTCAGCTCGATGGCGCCCTGGAGGGGGTAGTCGTAGGTGCCGAGGAAGAAGCGGCGGCAGTGTCGGGTGCCGGAGACGACGGTGACGCCGTCGATCGTCAGCTTCGCGGTGCCGGCGGGAAGCAGCGAGAGGCGGTGCAGGCCATCGGCGGCGGGCGTCAGCGTGCCGGTCCATGTCGCGGACCAGATCTCGGGAAGGCCCTCGTCCGGTGTGACGGCGAAGTCGACCGTCGCGTCGGTCCTTCTCAGCACGGGGGTGCCGGAGGCGTCGGAACCGGCGTAGTAGGTGCCGTCCAGCCCGGAGGACCCGTCAGCGGTGCGCAGGGAGGTCTGCGGGACGACGGCGAGCGGCAGGTCCCCGAGGGTGCCCTGGGCCTGCGTGACGAGAAGGTCCTCCTGGTCGGCGCGGGCGCGGATGGCCTGGAAGGGTGTGGTCCAGGCACCGGGGTCGACGTAGGTGGACCCGCTGACGCCGGTGAAGGCATCGGTGTCGGCAGGCCCGATGACGGCGAGGGAGGTCAGCCCGGTCGGCAGGGGCAGGGCCGCGCGGCGGTTGGTCAGCAGAACGGTGCTTGAGACCGCGGCCTCGACGGCGAGCGCTCGGTGCGATGCCGTACTGACATCGGCGGCCGGTTCCGTCACGGGGTGGTCGAAGAGGCCGGTGGCGAAGAGGGTGACGAGGATACGGCGCGCGGCGTCGTCGAGCCGGGTCGCGGGGATCGAGCCGTCCGTCAGGCCGCCGGCAGGGATCTTCACTCCGACCGGACCGAGGCCCGCGAGGTCCATGCCCGCCCGGACCGCGGCGATCTGGTCGTCACCGGCCCAGAAGTCGGGCACGGTGTAACCGCACAGTCCGAGGCCGTCCTTGAGGTCCGAGAGCAGTGCGGGGCTCTGCGTCGCGAACGTGCCGTTGATCTTCGGGTAGGCCAGCATGACCGACGTGTACGGGACCGCCGCCAGGACGTGGCGGAACGGGGCCTGGTAGATCTCGCGCAGGGCCCGCTCGGGGACGTGGGTATCGATGGAGAGCCGTCCGGCCTCTTGCGTGTAGGCGGCGAAGTGCTTGACGGTCGCGGTCACGTGGCGGCTCTGCATCCCGGCCGTGAGGGCGGCTCCCAAACGCCCCGCGAGCAGCGGGTCTTCCCCGAGGGTCTCGGCCTGGCGCCCGAAGTGCCAGGTCCGGACGAGGTCGACCGTGGGGCCCAGCAGGTTGTTGAAGCCCTTGGCGCGGCCTTCCTCGCCGATGGCTTCCCCGATCCGGCCTGCCAGTTCCTCGTCGAAGGTGGCGGCTTGGGCAAGCGGAACGGGGAAGGCGGTCACGTTCTGTTCGCCCCGCAGGCCCGCGGACGCGTCGACCATCGTCAGGGCCGGGATGCCCAGCTCCTTCAGGGAGGTGAAGTCGGCGCGTACGAGCGACTCCTTCTGGGCGGCGGTCATGCGCGCGAGCAGAGCACCGGCTCGGTCCTCGGCGGAAGGACGCGAGGTGGTGGAGACCTCGGGTACGGGCTCGGCCGTGTCGGCGGTATCTGTCGTGACCGCTGAGGCGGAGTCGGGCGTGCGGCTGTTCATAGCGGGTCTCCGAACCGGATGTGCGGGCCGTCGTGGGCGGTGAAGAGGGGCCGGCCGTGTGTCAGGGCACGGCCGGCCCCGGCTTGGGTGGGGCCTCTGGCCCCGGGCGGGGACGATCAGGAACGCAACGCCCTCATGCCGCCTTCGGACCGGCGACCGCAGTACTGAGCGTGTGCTCGCCGGGACCCAGACCATGCGGCGGACGGCCGGAAAGTTCCACGGTTCCCGTGCAGCCCGCGGGCACGGTGACCTGCACGGTCATCGTGCCGTCGGCCTGTTCCCAGAACAGTGCCGCGGTACCGTAGGGGGTCTGATGGCGGGTCCGCGCCCAGGTGATGTCGCCGCCGGGACGCGGGCGGAAGACGAGTGCGCGCGAGCCGGGTGCGACGGGGACGATGCCGCCGACCACGCGGTGCAGCCAGTCGGCGACGGCTCCCAGGGCGTAGTGGTTGAAGGAGGTCATGCCGCCCGGATTGAGGCTGCCGTCGGGGCGCAGGCTGTCCCAGCGCTCCCATATCGTCGTGGCGCCCTGGGTCACGGGGTAGAGCCACGAAGGGCACTCGGTCTGCCGCAGCAGCCGATAGGCGACGTCGAGATGGCCGGTATCGGTGAGGGCGTCGCAGATCAGCGGCGTTCCCACGAAGCCGGTGGCGATGCGGGCATCGCCGTCGAGGACGAGTCGGGCCAGCCGGTCACCGGCGGCCGGGCGCTGTGCGGGCGCGAGCAGATCGAAGGCGAGCCCGAGCGCGTAGGCGGTGGGAGTGTCGCTGGTCATGCGCCCGGAGGGCAGTACGTACGCGCGCCGGAAGGCGGATACGACGTCGTCGGCGAGCTTCGTGTACCTCTGGGCGTCGGTCGCGTTGCCGAGTTCCGCCGCGGACCGGGCCAGGTGGCGGGCGGAATGGGCGAAGTACGCGGTGGCGACCAGGTACCGGTCGGTGAGCCCGGCGGCGGGGTCTTCCGGTGGCGCCGCGGGATCGAGCCAGTCGCCGAGCTGGAAGCCGGTGTCCCACAGGTGACCCGGGCCGGCCAGGCGCTCCTGCAGGTGGACCCAGGCCTTGCCCATGGGGTAGTGGCGGCGCAGGAGTTGAAGGTCTCCGAAGCGCTGGTAGAGCACCCAGGGGGTGAGGGTGGCGACGTCTCCCCAGGCGGCGCCCGGCTGGATGGGCGTCCACATGGGTGCGCCGGGGATGACGGGGACGTACCAGGGCACCGTACCGTCGGGCAGTTGTTCCAGGCGGACGTCGGTGAGCCAGGAGTCGAGCATGCCGGCGCAGTC
Protein-coding sequences here:
- a CDS encoding LutC/YkgG family protein encodes the protein MSSREIVLGRIRRALADVPAGDHAYADAVTRDYLREHGTRTREETAALLAENLSEYRAVVHRTDADGLPALLARLLTERGATSVLVPPGLPADWLGASEVTRVHDRAASSAYELEKADSVVTGCAVAIAETGTLVLDGSPDQGRRRITLMPDHHICVVHVPDQLVSSLPQALERLDPARPLTWISGPSATSDIELDRVEGVHGPRALEVVLLGGR
- a CDS encoding glycoside hydrolase family 3 protein — protein: MNSRTPDSASAVTTDTADTAEPVPEVSTTSRPSAEDRAGALLARMTAAQKESLVRADFTSLKELGIPALTMVDASAGLRGEQNVTAFPVPLAQAATFDEELAGRIGEAIGEEGRAKGFNNLLGPTVDLVRTWHFGRQAETLGEDPLLAGRLGAALTAGMQSRHVTATVKHFAAYTQEAGRLSIDTHVPERALREIYQAPFRHVLAAVPYTSVMLAYPKINGTFATQSPALLSDLKDGLGLCGYTVPDFWAGDDQIAAVRAGMDLAGLGPVGVKIPAGGLTDGSIPATRLDDAARRILVTLFATGLFDHPVTEPAADVSTASHRALAVEAAVSSTVLLTNRRAALPLPTGLTSLAVIGPADTDAFTGVSGSTYVDPGAWTTPFQAIRARADQEDLLVTQAQGTLGDLPLAVVPQTSLRTADGSSGLDGTYYAGSDASGTPVLRRTDATVDFAVTPDEGLPEIWSATWTGTLTPAADGLHRLSLLPAGTAKLTIDGVTVVSGTRHCRRFFLGTYDYPLQGAIELTAGHPVTVELEYTNATADTNTCGLTFGWQPDSLIPAAVETARAADAAVVVVNRIAGEDMDHHQLDLPGDQNQLIRAVAAANPRTIVVLNTDGPVAMPWLDDVAAVLHTWYGGQGTGTALAQVLFGDTDPAGRLPVTFPAAPSQGPGTTPASYPGTGGAVSYDEGIAVGYRSYDAEGQQPLFPFGHGLSYTSFTYGSLAVARGGHETGTTVSVTLTNTGSRPGTEVVQTYATLPEAARAEPRRLVAFRKITLKAGESTRLAFTVPDQDLTVWDSGTWALTPGTYSFAVGSSSRSLAGEQAVQLG